The Penaeus chinensis breed Huanghai No. 1 chromosome 39, ASM1920278v2, whole genome shotgun sequence genome has a segment encoding these proteins:
- the LOC125046932 gene encoding glycine-rich cell wall structural protein-like codes for GLGGAPIGGFGSGAVGGLGGAPIGGFGNGAVGGLGGAPIGGIGGVGGFGGGAVSGFGGGAVGGLGGAPIDGLSGIGGFGGGLGEGTFGGFGGGSFDGLGGPVGGLGVGGAGPVGGVGVGSFAGNGVGFSGGSLGGSFGGSFGRAGVAGASLGAGSLGGGSFARRFGGSSF; via the coding sequence ggactgggaggagcgccaattggtggatttggcagtggagcagttggtggactgggaggagcgcccattggtggatttggcaatggagcagttggtggactgggaggagcgcccattggtggaatCGGCGGCGTTGGTGGATTCGGCGGTGGAGCAGTTAGTGGATTTGGaggtggagcagttggtggactgggaggagcgcccattgatGGACTCAGCGGAATTGGTGGATTCGGCGGTGGACTAGGAGAAGGAACCTTTGGTGGCTTTGGTGGAGGATCCTTTGATGGGCTTGGCGGGCCGGTGGGTGGATTAGGCGTGGGAGGAGCGGGGCCAGTCGGCGGGGTGGGCGTGGGATCCTTCGCTGGAAACGGCGTCGGCTTCAGCGGCGGGTCCTTGGGCGGTTCCTTCGGCGGGTCCTTCGGCAGGGCAGGCGTAGCCGGAGCCTCTCTTGGTGCTGGATCCCTGGGAGGTGGATCGTTCGCCAGACGCTTTGGTGGATCTTCCTTCTAG
- the LOC125046539 gene encoding glycine-rich protein 5-like codes for MSSCRASRSSKVISWGTVACTYSTSRSTSTVAEGSTLDLPPKLPLKAPPKDPEPRPKLRHQNLQSYSRVRFGVSATYNAPSNSFGGSGASGFGRGSGSFGGSFGEGFAGGVSGGRIVGGSLGGAAYNATNNNFESSGDLASGAGSFDGAGVGSGSFGGAGVTGGSFGRGAGAPPGEVIASYSTPANNSRASGGSAGGHGLGGSSSGFGGTSGGYFLVEVPAEANWEDTLARKSFFANIMTKNLVIYNCVYRRRSYLA; via the exons ATGTCCTCCTGTAGAGCCTCCAGAAGCTCCAAAGTTATTAGCTGGGGCACTGTAGCTTGCACTTACTCCACCAGCAGGAGCACCAGCACCGTTGCCGAAGGATCCACCT TGGATCTTCCTCCGAAGCTGCCACTTAAGGCTCCACCAAAGGATCCGGAACCGCGGCCAAAACTGAGGCACCAGAACCTCCAAAGCTATTCGAGGGTGCGCT TTGGAGTGAGTGCCACCTACAACGCACCCTCTAATAGCTTCGGAGGTTCTGGTGCCTCTGGTTTTGGCCGCGGTTCTGGATCCTTTGGTGGCAGCTTCGGAGAAGGATTCGCTGGTGGAGTTTCAGGTGGAAGAATTGTAGGTGGATCACTTGGAGGAGCCGCCTACAACGCAACTAACAATAACTTTGAAAGTTCTGGAGACTTGGCCAGCGGTGCAGGATCTTTCGACGGTGCAGGAGTGGGAAGCGGATCTTTCGGTGGAGCAGGAGTGACAGGGGGATCTTTTGGCAGGGGTGCTGGTGCTCCTCCTGGTGAAGTTATTGCAAGCTACAGTACCCCAGCTAATAACTCTAGAGCTTCTGGAGGCTCTGCAGGAGGACATGGTCTCGGAGGCTCCTCTTCAGGCTTTGGAGGAACATCTGGAGGCTACTTCCTGGTGGAAGTTCCTGCGGAAGCGAACTGGGAA GACACATTAGCTCGTAAGAGCTTTTTTGCAAACATAATGACAAAGAACCTCGTAATATACAactgtgtctaccgaaggcgctCCTACCTAGCCTAg
- the LOC125046541 gene encoding glycine-rich protein 5-like, with product MNEISSACSVAYSDVSTSYTGPSSNFGGGVGSVGGGFGTGGHGSFSGASSGGISGGGFGGSSGGSFGGAGGAAGGVSATYNAPSNSFGGSGASGFGRGSGSFGGASSGSFGGGSLGGAAVSATYNAPSNNFGSSGGLASGAGSFGGAGVGSGSFGGSGVTGGSFGSGAGAPAGGVSASYSAPANNFGASGGSAGGHGFGGSSSGFGASGGSFGAGSSFGSGLGSAGVSNSYRPPRG from the exons ATGAATGAGATTTCAAGTGCCTGTA GCGTCGCTTACAGTGACGTCAGCACTAGCTACACTGGCCCAAGCAGTAACTTTGGTGGCGGTGTAGGATCCGTAGGAGGAGGCTTCGGCACTGGCGGCCATGGATCGTTCAGTGGAGCTTCCAGCGGGGGCATCAGCGGTGGAGGTTTTGGCGGTTCTTCAGGTGGATCGTTTGGAGGTGCTGGTGGAGCCGCCGGAGGAGTGAGTGCCACCTACAACGCACCCTCTAATAGCTTTGGAGGTTCTGGTGCCTCAGGTTTTGGCCGCGGTTCCGGATCCTTTGGTGGAGCCTCAAGTGGCAGCTTCGGAGGAGGATCACTTGGAGGAGCCGCTGTGAGTGCCACCTACAACGCACCCAGCAATAACTTTGGAAGTTCTGGAGGCTTGGCCAGCGGTGCAGGATCCTTCGGCGGTGCAGGAGTGGGAAGCGGATCTTTCGGTGGATCAGGAGTCACAGGTGGATCCTTCGGCAGCGGTGCTGGTGCCCCTGCTGGTGGAGTAAGTGCAAGCTACAGTGCCCCAGCTAATAACTTTGGAGCTTCTGGAGGCTCTGCAGGAGGACATGGCTTCGGAGGCTCCTCTTCAGGCTTTGGAGCATCTGGGGGCTCCTTTGGTGCTGGAAGTTCCTTCGGAAGTGGACTGGGAAGTGCCGGCGTGTCCAATAGCTACAGACCCCCACGTGGATAG
- the LOC125046542 gene encoding keratin, type I cytoskeletal 9-like, whose amino-acid sequence MSLYSWGGKTQGHPHRKTRANYINSRSDSGMHYHPPPPTTMRRSIAVVLAVLAGVAYSDVSTSYTGPSSNFGGGVGSVGGGFGTGGHGSFSGASSGGISGGGFGGSSGGSFGGAGGAAGGVSATYNAPSNSFGGSGASGFGRGSGSFGGASSGSFGGGSAGGVSGGRIGGGTLGGAAVSATYNAPSNNFGSSGGLASGAGSFGGAGVGSGSFGGSGVTGGSFGSGAGAPAGGVSASYSAPANNFGASGGSAGGHGFGGSSSGFGASGGSFGAGSSFGSGLGSAGVSNSYRPPRG is encoded by the exons ATGAGTTTATATAGCTGGGGAGGCAAAACTCAGGGACACCCACACCGGAAAACGCGCGCCaa CTATATAAACTCACGCTCGGACAGTGGCATGCACTAtcatcccccacctcccactACAATG AGACGAAGCATCGCAGTTGTTTTGGCTGTGCTGGCAGGCGTCGCTTACAGTGACGTCAGCACTAGCTACACTGGCCCAAGCAGTAACTTTGGTGGCGGTGTAGGATCCGTAGGAGGAGGCTTCGGCACTGGCGGCCATGGATCGTTCAGTGGAGCTTCCAGCGGGGGCATCAGCGGTGGAGGTTTTGGCGGTTCTTCAGGTGGATCGTTTGGAGGTGCTGGTGGAGCCGCCGGAGGAGTGAGTGCCACCTACAACGCACCCTCTAATAGCTTTGGAGGTTCTGGTGCCTCAGGTTTTGGCCGCGGTTCCGGATCCTTTGGTGGAGCCTCAAGTGGCAGCTTCGGAGGAGGATCCGCCGGTGGAGTTTCAGGTGGAAGAATTGGGGGTGGAACACTTGGAGGAGCTGCTGTGAGTGCCACCTACAACGCACCCAGCAATAACTTTGGAAGTTCTGGAGGCTTGGCCAGCGGTGCAGGATCCTTCGGCGGTGCAGGAGTGGGAAGCGGATCTTTCGGTGGATCAGGAGTCACAGGTGGATCCTTCGGCAGCGGTGCTGGTGCCCCTGCTGGTGGAGTAAGTGCAAGCTACAGTGCCCCAGCTAATAACTTTGGAGCTTCTGGAGGCTCTGCAGGAGGACATGGCTTCGGAGGCTCCTCTTCAGGCTTTGGAGCATCTGGGGGCTCCTTTGGTGCTGGAAGTTCCTTCGGAAGTGGACTGGGAAGTGCCGGCGTGTCCAATAGCTACAGACCCCCACGTGGATAG